GATACCCACGGTTTGCCTGTTGAATTAGGTACCGAAAAAGAATTAGGCATTACAAAAGAAGATATCGGAACTAAAATTTCGATTGAAGAATATAATGAAGCATGTAAACGCACGGTGATGCGTTACACCGATTTGTGGAATGATTTAACCGAAAAAATGGGATATTGGGTAGATATGGAAAACCCATATGTTACCTACAAATCAAAATACATGGAAACGGTTTGGTGGTTACTAAAACAAATCTATGATAAAGATTTGATGTACAAAGGTTATACCATTCAGCCATATTCACCAAAGGCAGGTACAGGCTTATCTTCTCACGAAGTAAATCAGCCAGGTTCATACCGCGACGTAACCGATACAACCATTGTTGCGCAATTTAAAACCATTGCAGATTCGTTACCAGAATTTTTACAAGGTTTTGGCCCAATCGATATTTTAGCTTGGACAACTACGCCTTGGACATTACCATCTAACACAGCATTAACCGTAGGTCCAAAAATTGATTATGTTTTAGTAAAAACATTCAACCAATATACGTTTGAGCCTATTACTGTTATTTTAGGAAAAGCTTTAGTAGCAAAACAATTTGCTGGTAAGTTTTTTGCTGTTGAAGACGAAGCTGAATTAGCTAATTTCAATTCTGGCGATAAAAAAATTCCATATTTCATTGTAAAAGAATTTAAAGGAACCGATTTAGTAGGCATTCGTTACGAACAATTATTGCCTTATGTGTTACCTTTTGAAGATGCAGAAAAAGCATTTGTGGTAATTCCAGGTGATTTCGTAACTACTGAGGATGGTACCGGAATTGTACATACAGCACCAACCTTTGGTGCAGATGATGCTAAAGTAGCTAAAGATGCTGGCGTGCCTCCTATGTTAGTTTTAGACGAAAATGGTAACGCAGTACCATTAGTAGATTTACAAGGGCGATTTGTACCACAAATGGGCGAAATGGCTGGTAAATATGTTAAAAACGAATATTACAACGAAGGCGAAGCTCCAGAAAAATCGGTTGATGTAGAAATCGCAATCATGCTTAAAGAGCAAAATAAAGCTTTTAAAGTAGAAAAATACGTACACAGCTACCCACATTGTTGGAGAACAGATAAACCAATTTTATATTACCCATTAGATTCTTGGTTTATAAAAGTAACCGAAGTTAAAGATAAAATGTTCGAATTGAACAACGATATCAACTGGAAGCCAAAAGCAACCGGCGAAGGGCGTTTTGGAAATTGGGTAAAAAATGCAAACGATTGGAATTTATCTCGTTCTCGTTACTGGGGGATTCCATTACCAATTTGGAGAACCGAAGACGGAACGGAAGAAATTTTAATTGGTTCGGTAGAAGAATTAGTAAACGAAATTGCTAAAGCAAAAGCTGCAGGAATTGATAACGGAAACGTTTTTGAAGGTTTTGTTGTAGGCGACATGTCTGAAGCGAATTACGATAAAGTAGATTTACACAAAAACGTAGTAGATAAAATTACCTTAGTTTCTGCATCAGGAAAACCAATGAAGCGCGAAGCAGATTTGATTGATGTTTGGTTTGATTCGGGTGCAATGCCTTACGCACAATGGCATTATCCGTTTGAAAACAAAGAAATGATTGACAATAATGAAGCTTTTCCAGCTGATTTTATTGCTGAAGGCGTTGACCAAACACGCGGTTGGTTTTATACCTTACATGCAATCGGAACTTTAGTTTTTGGTACAAATGCATACAAAAACGTAGTTTCTAACGGATTGGTTTTAGATAAAAACGGACAAAAAATGTCTAAACGTTTAGGTAATGCTGTAGATCCGTTTACAACATTAGCCGAGCACGGACCAGATGCAACCCGT
This genomic window from Flavobacterium agricola contains:
- the ileS gene encoding isoleucine--tRNA ligase; protein product: MSTKFTEYKGLDLPNVAAEELKFWKEQSIFEKSITSREGNKPYVFFEGPPSANGQPGIHHVMARAIKDIFCRYKTQKGFQVKRKAGWDTHGLPVELGTEKELGITKEDIGTKISIEEYNEACKRTVMRYTDLWNDLTEKMGYWVDMENPYVTYKSKYMETVWWLLKQIYDKDLMYKGYTIQPYSPKAGTGLSSHEVNQPGSYRDVTDTTIVAQFKTIADSLPEFLQGFGPIDILAWTTTPWTLPSNTALTVGPKIDYVLVKTFNQYTFEPITVILGKALVAKQFAGKFFAVEDEAELANFNSGDKKIPYFIVKEFKGTDLVGIRYEQLLPYVLPFEDAEKAFVVIPGDFVTTEDGTGIVHTAPTFGADDAKVAKDAGVPPMLVLDENGNAVPLVDLQGRFVPQMGEMAGKYVKNEYYNEGEAPEKSVDVEIAIMLKEQNKAFKVEKYVHSYPHCWRTDKPILYYPLDSWFIKVTEVKDKMFELNNDINWKPKATGEGRFGNWVKNANDWNLSRSRYWGIPLPIWRTEDGTEEILIGSVEELVNEIAKAKAAGIDNGNVFEGFVVGDMSEANYDKVDLHKNVVDKITLVSASGKPMKREADLIDVWFDSGAMPYAQWHYPFENKEMIDNNEAFPADFIAEGVDQTRGWFYTLHAIGTLVFGTNAYKNVVSNGLVLDKNGQKMSKRLGNAVDPFTTLAEHGPDATRWYMISNANPWDNLKFDLEGITEVRRKFFGTIYNTYSFFSLYANIDGFTYSEAEVPLEQRPEIDRWILSELNTLIKNVDEFYADYEPTRAARAISDFVQENLSNWYVRLCRRRFWKGDYGQDKIAAYQTLYTCLETVAKLSAPIAPFFMDRLYKDLTQATNKETFESVHLATFPVSNPALIDKALESRMEKAQTVSSLVLSLRKKEMIKVRQPLQKVMIPVLDAVQKAEIEAVSDLIKAEVNVKEVELLDDASGVLVKQIKPNFKALGPRFGKDMGAIAKEIQNFSQEQIVYLEKNGNIDLNISEKTVNLTIDDVEITSQDIPGWLVANANGITVALDITISEELKQEGIAREIVNRIQNIRKDSGFEVTDKIHVQIQKQTELETAIANNEAYIKSETLTESITFVDQLQNGVEVEFDDIVSKILISK